The Sulfurimonas sp. genome includes the window CATTTAATCCAGATGCTTTTAAAGTTTTTAGTAGTTTAGCATCTAGCGTTATCTTTTGTAAAATATCTCTTTCGTATTTTTTTAAAATATATGAATCATTTTTGGTATGAACTATGTAAGTCGTGTCGATGATACCTGAGGTTGTTGGAGTAAGTTTAACAAAGTCATAAGATTCAAAAAGTTTGTTTATGGCATCTAGGCTAATTTTACTCTTTACGCCCATATGCTAGATGCTCTTACTTTTGTTTATAATAAGATATATGAAAAATGGGCCGCCAATAAGAGCCGTCACTATGCCAATAGGAAGTTCACTTTGAGTTTGTAAAGTGCGCGTAATTGTGTCACAAAAAACAAGAAAAAAACCACCAAACAAAGCTGTCTTAGCGATGCGATTGTTAACAGTTACTGGGTATAGTTTTGTAACTATATGCGGGACTATTAGCCCCACAAAACCGATAGGCCCACTAATGCTTACAAGCGTTCCAATAGCAAAAGAAGAAACTATAAGTAAAATCAATGTAATTTTTTTACTGTTTACTCCACGGAGTTTTGCACTTTCATCAGAGATGCTAAGAAGTTGGAGTTCATAACGAAAAAGATAAATAACGAAAAAAAGTATAAGTGAAATTATACCAATGGTGATAGGGTACGTCCAACCAATAACACTAAGTGAACCCATAGTAAAACGAAGTAATATATCATTTTGCATAGTGTTTCCAAGGTAAAACAAAATCATCAAAGCAGAAGTGTAAAAAAGTGAAAGAGTGATGCCTAAAAGTAAGAGTGATTCATAGTGAGAGTTTTGCAAATACTTTGCAAGAGTGATAAGTAAAAGTATAGTAAACATCGCACCTAAAAAACCAAAGATGCTAATAGTGGCGATACCAAAAGCTAAACTTCCAAGACCTAGTTTTATAGCGATTCCAGCACCCAAAACAGCACCACTTGAGATGCCTAGAGTATATGGAGTCATAAGAGCATTTCTAAAAAGTGTTTGAAATAGCAAACCGCTTAAAGCTAAGATGACTCCTGCAAAAAAAGCAAATAAAACTCTTGGAATTCTAAGATTAAAAAATATGGAATTATCTAAGGTACCATTTATAAAAACTTCACTAACCTTTAAATCAAATGCACCTAAAAAAGGAGATATTATAAGAATAAGCAAAAGAAAAAACCAAATAAAATACCTACTCATAACTAACCGCCAAGTCATTAAAGTCAACCTCATAAAGTTCTTTTAAATTTTCTTGATTAAAAAAATCTTTTTTATAGTATATGGCTTTTGAATCTTTGATAAATAAAGTATCTGAGTCTATAAATGAGGCTAGATGCAAATCATGCGTGATGAGAATAACTTGATGATAATCTTTTAAACCTTTGATATGTTGAGCGATAATTTTAGAGTTCTTAGGGTCTAAATTTGCAGTTGGTTCATCAAAGATGATAATTTTACTTTGTTGAGTTAAGGCACAAGCGATTAAAACAAGTTGAGATTCCCCTGAGCTAAGAGAGTTTATAGTATGGTCTTTTAGATGAGAAATATTTAAAAATTTTAAAGTTTCTTTTGTGATTGTTTTATCTTTGTCTGAGTAGTCAAAAAAGTTTTCTTTATGTGCAAAACGACTAAGAAGTACAAACTCTTCAACACTAATATAAGCATCATAAACTTCAAGTTTTGCAGGAATATATGAGATAAGTTTTGCTCTCTCTTTTAAAGACAACTCTTTGATGTCTTTATCATCAATACTCACACTACCCTCATACTTTATGAGATTACAAAGTGCTTTAGCCAAGGTACTTTTCCCAGAACCATTTGCCCCAAGAATACTTAGATGACTCTCAATATTTAAAGATATATCTGTAAGTATAGTTTTATTGTCATATTTGACACTTAGAGAGTCGAGACTAATCATTAACATATAGCATCTCTGATGGTATCAGTGGATATAAACATAGGCATTATATTAGTATCTTTATCAGGTGAGTTTATAGCTTCAAAGCCAAGTTTTTTATACCATCCATGTTTTTTATCTTCAGCATCTAAGTAAAGTCCTTTAGCTCCGACTTCCTCAGAAGCTCTTAAAACGAGCTTAAAACAATGCTTTAAGAGTTTAGAACCATAACCTCTGTTCGCATATTTTTTATCTACTCCAAGCATTATTATCCTAAAAACAGGTACC containing:
- a CDS encoding iron ABC transporter permease gives rise to the protein MTWRLVMSRYFIWFFLLLILIISPFLGAFDLKVSEVFINGTLDNSIFFNLRIPRVLFAFFAGVILALSGLLFQTLFRNALMTPYTLGISSGAVLGAGIAIKLGLGSLAFGIATISIFGFLGAMFTILLLITLAKYLQNSHYESLLLLGITLSLFYTSALMILFYLGNTMQNDILLRFTMGSLSVIGWTYPITIGIISLILFFVIYLFRYELQLLSISDESAKLRGVNSKKITLILLIVSSFAIGTLVSISGPIGFVGLIVPHIVTKLYPVTVNNRIAKTALFGGFFLVFCDTITRTLQTQSELPIGIVTALIGGPFFIYLIINKSKSI
- a CDS encoding ABC transporter ATP-binding protein, with product MISLDSLSVKYDNKTILTDISLNIESHLSILGANGSGKSTLAKALCNLIKYEGSVSIDDKDIKELSLKERAKLISYIPAKLEVYDAYISVEEFVLLSRFAHKENFFDYSDKDKTITKETLKFLNISHLKDHTINSLSSGESQLVLIACALTQQSKIIIFDEPTANLDPKNSKIIAQHIKGLKDYHQVILITHDLHLASFIDSDTLFIKDSKAIYYKKDFFNQENLKELYEVDFNDLAVSYE
- a CDS encoding GNAT family N-acetyltransferase; translation: MKKQVENDYSAAYILLDLNNQERFIGFYTITTFSIQKSTFEIPLKSSPSSVPVFRIIMLGVDKKYANRGYGSKLLKHCFKLVLRASEEVGAKGLYLDAEDKKHGWYKKLGFEAINSPDKDTNIMPMFISTDTIRDAIC